Proteins encoded together in one Apis cerana isolate GH-2021 linkage group LG4, AcerK_1.0, whole genome shotgun sequence window:
- the LOC108000836 gene encoding bone morphogenetic protein 1 isoform X4 yields the protein MDVYAEIRSENTSKLVETPFGGRFCGPIPPRRRVSLYQGIALSFYTDKNITLPTLFSGTYAFINSSEYEVGTPAPSTPCSFTVDSEHKRNGNILSPTYPGTYPKGIVCSYQFIGNKSQRVRLEFRDFDLFFGGQHCPLDYVKVYDGLNDTSAVIGTYCGQQRNLVLYSSESSLYVLFVTLQRTANTQNRGFKGIFEFSESFVKLDFITANKGEHIRGSECDQKILSKKESSGQVVSPNFPFPYIPKVVCRYFIYGMQDSQHLERVRLEFIIFNIPKNKTIGDSSCTDGYLKLYLKGQEATDSYDKFDYELCGVKSNPNHVVSDGPRLVMVFSSGESQGQGFKARYTFETEYKIPGTAAPDGSCTFTYRSSSRKRGDFNSPRHPSNYPSDTNCTYLFLATPNEQVTLIFDYFKVRTKNMNMTDGHYGMEICQDDWLEIYNMYRDNTEKLIGRYCGNTAPGPVESNLGALGLRVILHSDSELVYSGFKARYTFEVAKPIFGDCGSNISSVNYGIIASPNFPNKYDGPARNMASKTCNWFIRVRPNQRILLNFESFSVEGDQSVRGCPAAVLRMWYSVSSTPIELCGVKTSDKWTYLSEDNNMRLSFILADKAVGQLGFKAIWTEVSTNTDCQNQFLCSKNKYCIAESLRCNEVYNCGPADDSDEENCNTVVQKNNYAVPAGYTIGAVLIALIICLFCHRKLKRRVQTVHLNDLRQRIDDRHLCYHDENLLQHHHHYHHHHHQQQQQQQQQQQQQEQQQQQQRYQNLNNDSKYHLESSTSPMSESDVEEASSVNSV from the exons ATGGATGTGTATGCGGAAATACGATCGGAGAATACCAGCAAATTGGTAGAAACGCCTTTCGGTGGTCGTTTCTGTGGTCCGATCCCACCTCGTAGGCGTGTTTCTCTTTACCAGGGAATTGCTCTAAGTTTTTAcaccgataaaaatattacgttaCCTACCCTGTTCAGCGGTACTTATGCCTTTATCAATTCAT CTGAATACGAGGTGGGAACACCAGCTCCCAGCACACCATGCTCTTTCACGGTAGATTCGGAACATAAACGCAATGGTAATATATTATCTCCTACGTATCCTGGCACATATCCAAAGGGTATTGTATGCAGTTATCAATTTATCGGGAATAAATCGCAACGAGTGAGACTCGAGTTCCGGGACTTTGATTTGTTCTTCGGAGGTCAACa CTGTCCTTTGGATTACGTAAAAGTGTACGACGGTTTAAACGATACGTCGGCCGTCATAGGAACTTATTGCGGTCAACAGCGAAATTTGGTACTGTATTCGTCGGAATCTAGTTTGTACGTGTTGTTCGTTACCCTTCAACGTACGGCCAATACGCAAAATCGTGGATTCAAGGGCATCTTTGAATTCTCAGAGAGTTTTGTTAAATTAG ACTTTATAACCGCTAACAAGGGTGAGCATATACGAGGATCGGAATGTGATCAGaagattttaagtaaaaaggAATCGTCTGGACAAGTTGTTAGCCCAAACTTTCCATTTCCGTACATACCAAAGGTCGTGTGTCGGTATTTCATTTATGGAATGCAAGATTCGCAGCATCTCGAACGTGTTCGACTagagtttataatatttaatataccaaAGAATAAGACGATAGGAGa TTCGTCTTGCACCGATGgatatttaaagttatatttgaAAGGGCAAGAAGCGACGGATTCTTACGACAAATTTGATTACGAATTGTGCGGCGTGAAGAGCAATCCGAACCACGTAGTTAGCGATGGGCCGAGACTTGTGATGGTGTTTAGCAGCGGAGAATCTCAAGGACAAGGTTTTAAAGCACG atacacCTTTGAAACGGAATATAAAATACCGGGCACCGCTGCACCCGACGGTAGCTGTACATTTACATACCGCAGTTCCTCTCGCAAAAGAGGAGATTTTAATTCTCCTCGACATCCTAGTAATTATCCAAGCGATACAAATTGCACATATTTATTCTTAGCGACGCCAAACGAGCAAGTTAccttaatatttgattattttaaagttcGAACGAAAAATATGAACATGACGGATGGACATTATGG aatGGAAATTTGTCAAGATGATTGgttggaaatatataatatgtatcgGGACAATACGGAAAAATTGATAGGTAGATATTGCGGTAACACGGCGCCAGGGCCTGTTGAATCGAATCTCGGTGCTCTCGGTTTAAGAGTAATTCTCCATTCGGACTCGGAACTGGTTTATAGCGGTTTTAAAGCCCGTTACACGTTCGAAGTGGCAAAACCTATATTTGGAG ATTGCGGATCGAATATAAGTAGCGTGAACTACGGTATTATCGCCAGTCCGAATTTTCCAAACAAGTACGATGGACCCGCGAGAAATATGGCAAGTAAAACTTGCAATTGGTTTATAAGAGTTCGACCGAATCagcgaatattattaaattttgaatcattttcGGTAGAGGGTGATCAATCag TTCGTGGTTGTCCAGCTGCTGTGCTGCGCATGTGGTATTCCGTATCGTCCACACCTATCGAGTTATGCGGTGTGAAAACGTCAGATAAATGGACTTATCTTTCTGAGGATAACAACATGCGACTTAG cttcaTATTGGCCGACAAAGCGGTTGGACAACTGGGATTTAAAGCAATATGGACGGAAGTAAGCACAAATACCGACTGCCAGAATCAATTTTTGTGcagcaaaaataaatactgcATTGCAGAGTCGCTTCGATGTAATGAGGTTTATAATTGCGGCCCAGCTGATGATTCGGATGAAGAAAATT GTAATACAGTTgtacagaaaaataattacgctGTTCCTGCGGGTTATACCATCGGTGCTGTATTAATAGCATTGATCATTTGTCTTTTTTGTCATCGGAAGCTGAAAAGAAGAGTTCAGACTGTACACCTCAACGATCTGCGCCAACGCATAGACGATAGGCATTTGTGTTATCACGATGAAAATCTTCTTCAACATCACCACCATtatcaccatcatcatcatcagcagcaacagcagcagcagcagcagcagcaacaacaagaacaacaacaacaacaacaacgttatcaaaatttgaataacgattcaaaatatcatttagaATCATCGACTAGTCCAATGAGCGAGAGCGATGTCGAAGAAGCTAGCAGTGTCAACAGTGTGTGA
- the LOC108000836 gene encoding dorsal-ventral patterning tolloid-like protein 1 isoform X1: MASVFWHVSGNNLISTTFILLLLLCPHSSTECDQKFISTPDGPPNGTFHAPTLINYDGDSRQCVYTFFAGPRQRVELIFNSFGLRGTPPDGSAVGELPACVHEYMDVYAEIRSENTSKLVETPFGGRFCGPIPPRRRVSLYQGIALSFYTDKNITLPTLFSGTYAFINSSEYEVGTPAPSTPCSFTVDSEHKRNGNILSPTYPGTYPKGIVCSYQFIGNKSQRVRLEFRDFDLFFGGQHCPLDYVKVYDGLNDTSAVIGTYCGQQRNLVLYSSESSLYVLFVTLQRTANTQNRGFKGIFEFSESFVKLDFITANKGEHIRGSECDQKILSKKESSGQVVSPNFPFPYIPKVVCRYFIYGMQDSQHLERVRLEFIIFNIPKNKTIGDSSCTDGYLKLYLKGQEATDSYDKFDYELCGVKSNPNHVVSDGPRLVMVFSSGESQGQGFKARYTFETEYKIPGTAAPDGSCTFTYRSSSRKRGDFNSPRHPSNYPSDTNCTYLFLATPNEQVTLIFDYFKVRTKNMNMTDGHYGMEICQDDWLEIYNMYRDNTEKLIGRYCGNTAPGPVESNLGALGLRVILHSDSELVYSGFKARYTFEVAKPIFGDCGSNISSVNYGIIASPNFPNKYDGPARNMASKTCNWFIRVRPNQRILLNFESFSVEGDQSVRGCPAAVLRMWYSVSSTPIELCGVKTSDKWTYLSEDNNMRLSFILADKAVGQLGFKAIWTEVSTNTDCQNQFLCSKNKYCIAESLRCNEVYNCGPADDSDEENCNTVVQKNNYAVPAGYTIGAVLIALIICLFCHRKLKRRVQTVHLNDLRQRIDDRHLCYHDENLLQHHHHYHHHHHQQQQQQQQQQQQQEQQQQQQRYQNLNNDSKYHLESSTSPMSESDVEEASSVNSV; encoded by the exons ATGGCTTCAGTATTCTGGCATGTCTCTGggaataatttgatttctacTACTTTTATCTTGCTCTTGCTACTTTGTCCTCACAGTAGTACAG AGTGTGATCAAAAGTTTATAAGCACACCTGATGGACCACCGAATGGAACATTTCACGCGCCaacgttaattaattacgaCGGAGATTCCCGACAATGCGTATACACGTTTTTTGCTGGACCACGACAACGAGtcgaattgatatttaattcgttTGGTCTTCGGGGAACACCTCCAga TGGATCCGCTGTTGGAGAATTACCCGC TTGTGTCCACGAATATATGGATGTGTATGCGGAAATACGATCGGAGAATACCAGCAAATTGGTAGAAACGCCTTTCGGTGGTCGTTTCTGTGGTCCGATCCCACCTCGTAGGCGTGTTTCTCTTTACCAGGGAATTGCTCTAAGTTTTTAcaccgataaaaatattacgttaCCTACCCTGTTCAGCGGTACTTATGCCTTTATCAATTCAT CTGAATACGAGGTGGGAACACCAGCTCCCAGCACACCATGCTCTTTCACGGTAGATTCGGAACATAAACGCAATGGTAATATATTATCTCCTACGTATCCTGGCACATATCCAAAGGGTATTGTATGCAGTTATCAATTTATCGGGAATAAATCGCAACGAGTGAGACTCGAGTTCCGGGACTTTGATTTGTTCTTCGGAGGTCAACa CTGTCCTTTGGATTACGTAAAAGTGTACGACGGTTTAAACGATACGTCGGCCGTCATAGGAACTTATTGCGGTCAACAGCGAAATTTGGTACTGTATTCGTCGGAATCTAGTTTGTACGTGTTGTTCGTTACCCTTCAACGTACGGCCAATACGCAAAATCGTGGATTCAAGGGCATCTTTGAATTCTCAGAGAGTTTTGTTAAATTAG ACTTTATAACCGCTAACAAGGGTGAGCATATACGAGGATCGGAATGTGATCAGaagattttaagtaaaaaggAATCGTCTGGACAAGTTGTTAGCCCAAACTTTCCATTTCCGTACATACCAAAGGTCGTGTGTCGGTATTTCATTTATGGAATGCAAGATTCGCAGCATCTCGAACGTGTTCGACTagagtttataatatttaatataccaaAGAATAAGACGATAGGAGa TTCGTCTTGCACCGATGgatatttaaagttatatttgaAAGGGCAAGAAGCGACGGATTCTTACGACAAATTTGATTACGAATTGTGCGGCGTGAAGAGCAATCCGAACCACGTAGTTAGCGATGGGCCGAGACTTGTGATGGTGTTTAGCAGCGGAGAATCTCAAGGACAAGGTTTTAAAGCACG atacacCTTTGAAACGGAATATAAAATACCGGGCACCGCTGCACCCGACGGTAGCTGTACATTTACATACCGCAGTTCCTCTCGCAAAAGAGGAGATTTTAATTCTCCTCGACATCCTAGTAATTATCCAAGCGATACAAATTGCACATATTTATTCTTAGCGACGCCAAACGAGCAAGTTAccttaatatttgattattttaaagttcGAACGAAAAATATGAACATGACGGATGGACATTATGG aatGGAAATTTGTCAAGATGATTGgttggaaatatataatatgtatcgGGACAATACGGAAAAATTGATAGGTAGATATTGCGGTAACACGGCGCCAGGGCCTGTTGAATCGAATCTCGGTGCTCTCGGTTTAAGAGTAATTCTCCATTCGGACTCGGAACTGGTTTATAGCGGTTTTAAAGCCCGTTACACGTTCGAAGTGGCAAAACCTATATTTGGAG ATTGCGGATCGAATATAAGTAGCGTGAACTACGGTATTATCGCCAGTCCGAATTTTCCAAACAAGTACGATGGACCCGCGAGAAATATGGCAAGTAAAACTTGCAATTGGTTTATAAGAGTTCGACCGAATCagcgaatattattaaattttgaatcattttcGGTAGAGGGTGATCAATCag TTCGTGGTTGTCCAGCTGCTGTGCTGCGCATGTGGTATTCCGTATCGTCCACACCTATCGAGTTATGCGGTGTGAAAACGTCAGATAAATGGACTTATCTTTCTGAGGATAACAACATGCGACTTAG cttcaTATTGGCCGACAAAGCGGTTGGACAACTGGGATTTAAAGCAATATGGACGGAAGTAAGCACAAATACCGACTGCCAGAATCAATTTTTGTGcagcaaaaataaatactgcATTGCAGAGTCGCTTCGATGTAATGAGGTTTATAATTGCGGCCCAGCTGATGATTCGGATGAAGAAAATT GTAATACAGTTgtacagaaaaataattacgctGTTCCTGCGGGTTATACCATCGGTGCTGTATTAATAGCATTGATCATTTGTCTTTTTTGTCATCGGAAGCTGAAAAGAAGAGTTCAGACTGTACACCTCAACGATCTGCGCCAACGCATAGACGATAGGCATTTGTGTTATCACGATGAAAATCTTCTTCAACATCACCACCATtatcaccatcatcatcatcagcagcaacagcagcagcagcagcagcagcaacaacaagaacaacaacaacaacaacaacgttatcaaaatttgaataacgattcaaaatatcatttagaATCATCGACTAGTCCAATGAGCGAGAGCGATGTCGAAGAAGCTAGCAGTGTCAACAGTGTGTGA
- the LOC108000836 gene encoding dorsal-ventral patterning tolloid-like protein 1 isoform X2, producing the protein MASVFWHVSGNNLISTTFILLLLLCPHSSTECDQKFISTPDGPPNGTFHAPTLINYDGDSRQCVYTFFAGPRQRVELIFNSFGLRGTPPDCVHEYMDVYAEIRSENTSKLVETPFGGRFCGPIPPRRRVSLYQGIALSFYTDKNITLPTLFSGTYAFINSSEYEVGTPAPSTPCSFTVDSEHKRNGNILSPTYPGTYPKGIVCSYQFIGNKSQRVRLEFRDFDLFFGGQHCPLDYVKVYDGLNDTSAVIGTYCGQQRNLVLYSSESSLYVLFVTLQRTANTQNRGFKGIFEFSESFVKLDFITANKGEHIRGSECDQKILSKKESSGQVVSPNFPFPYIPKVVCRYFIYGMQDSQHLERVRLEFIIFNIPKNKTIGDSSCTDGYLKLYLKGQEATDSYDKFDYELCGVKSNPNHVVSDGPRLVMVFSSGESQGQGFKARYTFETEYKIPGTAAPDGSCTFTYRSSSRKRGDFNSPRHPSNYPSDTNCTYLFLATPNEQVTLIFDYFKVRTKNMNMTDGHYGMEICQDDWLEIYNMYRDNTEKLIGRYCGNTAPGPVESNLGALGLRVILHSDSELVYSGFKARYTFEVAKPIFGDCGSNISSVNYGIIASPNFPNKYDGPARNMASKTCNWFIRVRPNQRILLNFESFSVEGDQSVRGCPAAVLRMWYSVSSTPIELCGVKTSDKWTYLSEDNNMRLSFILADKAVGQLGFKAIWTEVSTNTDCQNQFLCSKNKYCIAESLRCNEVYNCGPADDSDEENCNTVVQKNNYAVPAGYTIGAVLIALIICLFCHRKLKRRVQTVHLNDLRQRIDDRHLCYHDENLLQHHHHYHHHHHQQQQQQQQQQQQQEQQQQQQRYQNLNNDSKYHLESSTSPMSESDVEEASSVNSV; encoded by the exons ATGGCTTCAGTATTCTGGCATGTCTCTGggaataatttgatttctacTACTTTTATCTTGCTCTTGCTACTTTGTCCTCACAGTAGTACAG AGTGTGATCAAAAGTTTATAAGCACACCTGATGGACCACCGAATGGAACATTTCACGCGCCaacgttaattaattacgaCGGAGATTCCCGACAATGCGTATACACGTTTTTTGCTGGACCACGACAACGAGtcgaattgatatttaattcgttTGGTCTTCGGGGAACACCTCCAga TTGTGTCCACGAATATATGGATGTGTATGCGGAAATACGATCGGAGAATACCAGCAAATTGGTAGAAACGCCTTTCGGTGGTCGTTTCTGTGGTCCGATCCCACCTCGTAGGCGTGTTTCTCTTTACCAGGGAATTGCTCTAAGTTTTTAcaccgataaaaatattacgttaCCTACCCTGTTCAGCGGTACTTATGCCTTTATCAATTCAT CTGAATACGAGGTGGGAACACCAGCTCCCAGCACACCATGCTCTTTCACGGTAGATTCGGAACATAAACGCAATGGTAATATATTATCTCCTACGTATCCTGGCACATATCCAAAGGGTATTGTATGCAGTTATCAATTTATCGGGAATAAATCGCAACGAGTGAGACTCGAGTTCCGGGACTTTGATTTGTTCTTCGGAGGTCAACa CTGTCCTTTGGATTACGTAAAAGTGTACGACGGTTTAAACGATACGTCGGCCGTCATAGGAACTTATTGCGGTCAACAGCGAAATTTGGTACTGTATTCGTCGGAATCTAGTTTGTACGTGTTGTTCGTTACCCTTCAACGTACGGCCAATACGCAAAATCGTGGATTCAAGGGCATCTTTGAATTCTCAGAGAGTTTTGTTAAATTAG ACTTTATAACCGCTAACAAGGGTGAGCATATACGAGGATCGGAATGTGATCAGaagattttaagtaaaaaggAATCGTCTGGACAAGTTGTTAGCCCAAACTTTCCATTTCCGTACATACCAAAGGTCGTGTGTCGGTATTTCATTTATGGAATGCAAGATTCGCAGCATCTCGAACGTGTTCGACTagagtttataatatttaatataccaaAGAATAAGACGATAGGAGa TTCGTCTTGCACCGATGgatatttaaagttatatttgaAAGGGCAAGAAGCGACGGATTCTTACGACAAATTTGATTACGAATTGTGCGGCGTGAAGAGCAATCCGAACCACGTAGTTAGCGATGGGCCGAGACTTGTGATGGTGTTTAGCAGCGGAGAATCTCAAGGACAAGGTTTTAAAGCACG atacacCTTTGAAACGGAATATAAAATACCGGGCACCGCTGCACCCGACGGTAGCTGTACATTTACATACCGCAGTTCCTCTCGCAAAAGAGGAGATTTTAATTCTCCTCGACATCCTAGTAATTATCCAAGCGATACAAATTGCACATATTTATTCTTAGCGACGCCAAACGAGCAAGTTAccttaatatttgattattttaaagttcGAACGAAAAATATGAACATGACGGATGGACATTATGG aatGGAAATTTGTCAAGATGATTGgttggaaatatataatatgtatcgGGACAATACGGAAAAATTGATAGGTAGATATTGCGGTAACACGGCGCCAGGGCCTGTTGAATCGAATCTCGGTGCTCTCGGTTTAAGAGTAATTCTCCATTCGGACTCGGAACTGGTTTATAGCGGTTTTAAAGCCCGTTACACGTTCGAAGTGGCAAAACCTATATTTGGAG ATTGCGGATCGAATATAAGTAGCGTGAACTACGGTATTATCGCCAGTCCGAATTTTCCAAACAAGTACGATGGACCCGCGAGAAATATGGCAAGTAAAACTTGCAATTGGTTTATAAGAGTTCGACCGAATCagcgaatattattaaattttgaatcattttcGGTAGAGGGTGATCAATCag TTCGTGGTTGTCCAGCTGCTGTGCTGCGCATGTGGTATTCCGTATCGTCCACACCTATCGAGTTATGCGGTGTGAAAACGTCAGATAAATGGACTTATCTTTCTGAGGATAACAACATGCGACTTAG cttcaTATTGGCCGACAAAGCGGTTGGACAACTGGGATTTAAAGCAATATGGACGGAAGTAAGCACAAATACCGACTGCCAGAATCAATTTTTGTGcagcaaaaataaatactgcATTGCAGAGTCGCTTCGATGTAATGAGGTTTATAATTGCGGCCCAGCTGATGATTCGGATGAAGAAAATT GTAATACAGTTgtacagaaaaataattacgctGTTCCTGCGGGTTATACCATCGGTGCTGTATTAATAGCATTGATCATTTGTCTTTTTTGTCATCGGAAGCTGAAAAGAAGAGTTCAGACTGTACACCTCAACGATCTGCGCCAACGCATAGACGATAGGCATTTGTGTTATCACGATGAAAATCTTCTTCAACATCACCACCATtatcaccatcatcatcatcagcagcaacagcagcagcagcagcagcagcaacaacaagaacaacaacaacaacaacaacgttatcaaaatttgaataacgattcaaaatatcatttagaATCATCGACTAGTCCAATGAGCGAGAGCGATGTCGAAGAAGCTAGCAGTGTCAACAGTGTGTGA
- the LOC108000836 gene encoding dorsal-ventral patterning tolloid-like protein 1 isoform X5: MASVFWHVSGNNLISTTFILLLLLCPHSSTECDQKFISTPDGPPNGTFHAPTLINYDGDSRQCVYTFFAGPRQRVELIFNSFGLRGTPPDGSAVGELPACVHEYMDVYAEIRSENTSKLVETPFGGRFCGPIPPRRRVSLYQGIALSFYTDKNITLPTLFSGTYAFINSSEYEVGTPAPSTPCSFTVDSEHKRNGNILSPTYPGTYPKGIVCSYQFIGNKSQRVRLEFRDFDLFFGGQHCPLDYVKVYDGLNDTSAVIGTYCGQQRNLVLYSSESSLYVLFVTLQRTANTQNRGFKGIFEFSESFVKLDFITANKGEHIRGSECDQKILSKKESSGQVVSPNFPFPYIPKVVCRYFIYGMQDSQHLERVRLEFIIFNIPKNKTIGDSSCTDGYLKLYLKGQEATDSYDKFDYELCGVKSNPNHVVSDGPRLVMVFSSGESQGQGFKARYTFETEYKIPGTAAPDGSCTFTYRSSSRKRGDFNSPRHPSNYPSDTNCTYLFLATPNEQVTLIFDYFKVRTKNMNMTDGHYGMEICQDDWLEIYNMYRDNTEKLIGRYCGNTAPGPVESNLGALGLRVILHSDSELVYSGFKARYTFEVAKPIFGDCGSNISSVNYGIIASPNFPNKYDGPARNMASKTCNWFIRVRPNQRILLNFESFSVEGDQSVRGCPAAVLRMWYSVSSTPIELCGVKTSDKWTYLSEDNNMRLSFILADKAVGQLGFKAIWTEVSTNTDCQNQFLCSKNKYCIAESLRCNEVYNCGPADDSDEENYLICIVDVAK, from the exons ATGGCTTCAGTATTCTGGCATGTCTCTGggaataatttgatttctacTACTTTTATCTTGCTCTTGCTACTTTGTCCTCACAGTAGTACAG AGTGTGATCAAAAGTTTATAAGCACACCTGATGGACCACCGAATGGAACATTTCACGCGCCaacgttaattaattacgaCGGAGATTCCCGACAATGCGTATACACGTTTTTTGCTGGACCACGACAACGAGtcgaattgatatttaattcgttTGGTCTTCGGGGAACACCTCCAga TGGATCCGCTGTTGGAGAATTACCCGC TTGTGTCCACGAATATATGGATGTGTATGCGGAAATACGATCGGAGAATACCAGCAAATTGGTAGAAACGCCTTTCGGTGGTCGTTTCTGTGGTCCGATCCCACCTCGTAGGCGTGTTTCTCTTTACCAGGGAATTGCTCTAAGTTTTTAcaccgataaaaatattacgttaCCTACCCTGTTCAGCGGTACTTATGCCTTTATCAATTCAT CTGAATACGAGGTGGGAACACCAGCTCCCAGCACACCATGCTCTTTCACGGTAGATTCGGAACATAAACGCAATGGTAATATATTATCTCCTACGTATCCTGGCACATATCCAAAGGGTATTGTATGCAGTTATCAATTTATCGGGAATAAATCGCAACGAGTGAGACTCGAGTTCCGGGACTTTGATTTGTTCTTCGGAGGTCAACa CTGTCCTTTGGATTACGTAAAAGTGTACGACGGTTTAAACGATACGTCGGCCGTCATAGGAACTTATTGCGGTCAACAGCGAAATTTGGTACTGTATTCGTCGGAATCTAGTTTGTACGTGTTGTTCGTTACCCTTCAACGTACGGCCAATACGCAAAATCGTGGATTCAAGGGCATCTTTGAATTCTCAGAGAGTTTTGTTAAATTAG ACTTTATAACCGCTAACAAGGGTGAGCATATACGAGGATCGGAATGTGATCAGaagattttaagtaaaaaggAATCGTCTGGACAAGTTGTTAGCCCAAACTTTCCATTTCCGTACATACCAAAGGTCGTGTGTCGGTATTTCATTTATGGAATGCAAGATTCGCAGCATCTCGAACGTGTTCGACTagagtttataatatttaatataccaaAGAATAAGACGATAGGAGa TTCGTCTTGCACCGATGgatatttaaagttatatttgaAAGGGCAAGAAGCGACGGATTCTTACGACAAATTTGATTACGAATTGTGCGGCGTGAAGAGCAATCCGAACCACGTAGTTAGCGATGGGCCGAGACTTGTGATGGTGTTTAGCAGCGGAGAATCTCAAGGACAAGGTTTTAAAGCACG atacacCTTTGAAACGGAATATAAAATACCGGGCACCGCTGCACCCGACGGTAGCTGTACATTTACATACCGCAGTTCCTCTCGCAAAAGAGGAGATTTTAATTCTCCTCGACATCCTAGTAATTATCCAAGCGATACAAATTGCACATATTTATTCTTAGCGACGCCAAACGAGCAAGTTAccttaatatttgattattttaaagttcGAACGAAAAATATGAACATGACGGATGGACATTATGG aatGGAAATTTGTCAAGATGATTGgttggaaatatataatatgtatcgGGACAATACGGAAAAATTGATAGGTAGATATTGCGGTAACACGGCGCCAGGGCCTGTTGAATCGAATCTCGGTGCTCTCGGTTTAAGAGTAATTCTCCATTCGGACTCGGAACTGGTTTATAGCGGTTTTAAAGCCCGTTACACGTTCGAAGTGGCAAAACCTATATTTGGAG ATTGCGGATCGAATATAAGTAGCGTGAACTACGGTATTATCGCCAGTCCGAATTTTCCAAACAAGTACGATGGACCCGCGAGAAATATGGCAAGTAAAACTTGCAATTGGTTTATAAGAGTTCGACCGAATCagcgaatattattaaattttgaatcattttcGGTAGAGGGTGATCAATCag TTCGTGGTTGTCCAGCTGCTGTGCTGCGCATGTGGTATTCCGTATCGTCCACACCTATCGAGTTATGCGGTGTGAAAACGTCAGATAAATGGACTTATCTTTCTGAGGATAACAACATGCGACTTAG cttcaTATTGGCCGACAAAGCGGTTGGACAACTGGGATTTAAAGCAATATGGACGGAAGTAAGCACAAATACCGACTGCCAGAATCAATTTTTGTGcagcaaaaataaatactgcATTGCAGAGTCGCTTCGATGTAATGAGGTTTATAATTGCGGCCCAGCTGATGATTCGGATGAAGAAAATT ATCTGATATGCATTGTCGATGTCGCAAAGTGA